The following proteins are encoded in a genomic region of Bradyrhizobium sp. SK17:
- a CDS encoding ABC transporter substrate-binding protein, translating into MNRREFTKAMLACGAAIPFGITRATGQTRGGTLNTIIQPEPPVLVTALNQQQPTLTLGGKIYEGLLKYGADLKPMPGMAQSWEISPDGLTYTFKLFPGITFHDGKPMTSEDVVFSCMKLLVETHPRARQNFSRVASAEAPDPLTVVFKLKQPFAPFIGCFDCTSAPIVPKHIYDGTDYRKNPENDKAIGTGPFKLKEWVRGSHVHLVRHDGYYRKDEPYLDEIVYRVIPDAASRALALENGTVQLVQWSDVEFYDVQRFKAQKNLEFTTKGYEYFAPHQWLEMNNRIAPMNDKRFRQAVMHLIDREAFSKRVYFGNAKVATGPISSKTRFYDPNVKRYEFSVDKAKALLDEMGLKPGANGKRAEIKYIVPPYGESYQRAGEFFRQSFARVGIDLVLVGTDMAGWAEKVGNWDYEMTQNLLYQLGDPALGVARTYVSSNIKKGILFSNTQGYSNPEVDKLFDEAAVTLDEAKRQELYTKVQQILVEDVPVAWTLEIEYPIIYDKAFKNIVTTGIGSHETFGSVYKS; encoded by the coding sequence ATGAACAGACGCGAATTCACCAAGGCGATGCTGGCCTGCGGTGCCGCCATCCCGTTCGGCATCACGCGGGCGACGGGGCAGACCCGCGGCGGGACGCTCAATACCATCATCCAGCCCGAACCGCCGGTCCTGGTGACCGCGTTGAACCAGCAGCAGCCGACCCTGACGCTCGGCGGCAAGATCTATGAAGGCCTGCTGAAATATGGCGCCGACCTCAAGCCGATGCCCGGCATGGCGCAGTCCTGGGAGATTTCGCCCGACGGCCTGACCTATACGTTCAAGCTGTTTCCGGGCATCACCTTCCACGACGGCAAGCCGATGACCTCCGAGGACGTCGTCTTCAGCTGCATGAAGCTGCTGGTGGAAACGCATCCCCGCGCGCGACAGAATTTTTCCCGCGTGGCGTCGGCCGAAGCTCCCGATCCGCTCACCGTCGTATTCAAGCTGAAGCAGCCGTTTGCGCCGTTCATCGGCTGCTTCGATTGCACCTCCGCGCCGATCGTGCCCAAGCACATCTACGACGGCACCGACTATCGCAAGAATCCGGAGAACGACAAGGCGATCGGCACCGGCCCGTTCAAGCTGAAGGAATGGGTGCGCGGCTCGCATGTGCACCTCGTCCGCCACGACGGCTATTATCGAAAGGACGAGCCTTATCTGGACGAGATCGTCTACCGGGTGATCCCGGATGCGGCGTCGCGGGCGCTCGCGCTCGAGAACGGCACGGTGCAACTGGTGCAGTGGTCGGACGTCGAGTTCTACGACGTGCAGCGCTTCAAGGCGCAGAAGAACCTCGAATTCACCACCAAGGGCTACGAGTATTTCGCGCCGCATCAGTGGCTGGAGATGAATAACCGCATCGCGCCGATGAACGACAAGCGGTTCCGGCAGGCGGTGATGCACCTGATCGACCGCGAGGCGTTCAGCAAGCGGGTCTATTTCGGCAATGCCAAGGTCGCGACCGGCCCGATCTCGTCGAAGACGCGGTTCTACGATCCGAACGTGAAGCGCTACGAGTTCTCGGTCGACAAGGCCAAGGCGCTGCTCGACGAGATGGGCTTGAAGCCCGGCGCCAACGGCAAGCGGGCCGAGATCAAGTACATCGTGCCGCCCTATGGCGAATCCTATCAGCGTGCCGGCGAGTTCTTCCGCCAGAGCTTCGCGCGGGTCGGCATCGATCTCGTGCTGGTCGGCACGGACATGGCCGGCTGGGCCGAGAAGGTCGGCAACTGGGACTACGAGATGACCCAGAACCTGCTCTACCAGCTCGGCGACCCCGCGCTGGGCGTCGCCCGCACCTATGTCTCGTCGAACATCAAGAAGGGCATCCTGTTCTCGAACACCCAGGGCTATTCGAATCCCGAGGTCGACAAATTGTTCGACGAAGCCGCAGTGACGCTCGACGAAGCCAAGCGCCAGGAGCTTTACACCAAGGTGCAGCAGATCCTGGTCGAGGACGTGCCGGTGGCCTGGACGCTCGAGATCGAATATCCGATCATCTACGACAAGGCGTTCAAGAACATCGTGACGACGGGCATCGGCTCGCACGAAACCTTCGGGTCGGTCTACAAATCGTGA
- a CDS encoding AsmA family protein, with amino-acid sequence MRALKFAGAAIAAVVAILALVAAIGIPSSFLTSAISDRVERETGYQLTIDGGAKVALWPAVTLTLNDVVLQDPRQREANNRFAAGRVEAEMTLSSLWSGRPDITDLAIVRPVINLPLQRERTRDHNPPAKGPGSDNSGITIRHVSVTSGTIVFSNVRDRVENRIETLNADATMGDDRRIVLTGNARTGDKPLKFEIRATAPQAPLERQSVPAEFTIDAPGLLPAAIKANAEVRLNGTVVMFNGVSGTLGDGGFTGWASVDVASNKPLVKLDLDFQRIALALTPGQSSTTQPLGTNTWSNASIDLSGLNYVDAQARISTAELVIGDGRFAQAAIDATIDSGVLKGKLGNLGAYEGTANGDVSIDVRSATPSYALRLDLAGVRALPVLKSIAEFDKLDGRMQAKIALTSQGNSERAIVGNLAGTAVVVFQDGKIIGLNVAQMIRNLTTGTLSGWQQGQELSTDLSQLAASFKVDKGQAVTTDLNLVGPLVKMTGSAPSISTPARSGSGSNRSSS; translated from the coding sequence ATGAGAGCACTCAAATTCGCCGGGGCCGCCATCGCTGCCGTGGTCGCGATCCTCGCCCTGGTGGCCGCGATCGGGATCCCGTCCTCCTTCCTCACCTCTGCCATCAGCGATCGGGTCGAGCGCGAGACCGGCTACCAGCTCACCATCGATGGCGGCGCCAAGGTCGCCCTGTGGCCGGCCGTCACCCTGACGCTGAACGATGTCGTGTTGCAGGACCCGCGGCAGCGCGAGGCCAACAACCGGTTCGCGGCCGGCCGGGTCGAGGCCGAGATGACGCTGTCGAGCCTGTGGTCGGGCCGGCCCGACATCACCGACCTCGCCATCGTCAGGCCCGTGATCAACCTGCCGTTGCAGCGCGAGCGCACCCGCGACCACAATCCGCCGGCGAAGGGGCCCGGCTCCGACAACAGCGGCATCACGATCCGGCATGTCAGCGTCACCAGCGGCACGATCGTGTTCTCCAATGTGCGCGACCGGGTCGAGAACCGGATCGAGACGCTCAATGCCGATGCGACCATGGGCGACGACCGCAGGATCGTTCTCACGGGCAACGCGCGCACCGGCGACAAGCCGCTGAAATTCGAGATCCGCGCGACCGCGCCGCAAGCGCCGCTGGAGCGCCAGAGCGTGCCGGCCGAATTCACCATCGATGCACCCGGCCTGTTGCCCGCGGCGATCAAGGCGAATGCGGAGGTGCGCCTGAACGGCACGGTGGTGATGTTCAACGGCGTTTCCGGCACGCTCGGCGACGGCGGCTTCACCGGCTGGGCCTCGGTCGATGTCGCCAGCAACAAGCCGCTGGTGAAGCTCGATCTCGACTTCCAGCGCATCGCGCTGGCGTTGACTCCAGGCCAGTCGAGCACCACGCAGCCATTGGGCACCAACACCTGGAGCAACGCCTCGATCGATCTCAGCGGGCTCAACTATGTCGACGCGCAGGCGCGCATCTCGACCGCCGAGCTCGTGATCGGCGACGGCCGCTTCGCGCAGGCGGCGATCGACGCCACGATCGACAGCGGCGTGCTGAAGGGCAAGCTCGGCAATCTCGGCGCCTATGAGGGCACCGCCAATGGCGACGTCAGCATCGACGTGCGCAGCGCGACCCCGAGCTACGCACTGCGGCTCGATCTCGCCGGCGTGCGCGCGCTGCCGGTGCTGAAGAGCATCGCCGAGTTCGACAAGCTCGACGGCAGGATGCAGGCCAAGATCGCGCTGACCTCGCAAGGCAACAGCGAGCGCGCCATCGTCGGCAATCTCGCCGGCACCGCCGTCGTCGTATTCCAGGACGGCAAGATCATCGGCCTCAACGTCGCGCAGATGATCCGCAACCTCACCACCGGCACCTTGTCGGGTTGGCAGCAGGGCCAGGAGCTCTCGACCGATCTCAGCCAGCTCGCCGCCTCGTTCAAGGTCGACAAGGGCCAGGCCGTCACCACCGACCTCAATCTGGTCGGCCCGCTGGTGAAGATGACCGGGTCGGCACCGTCGATCTCAACACCCGCCAGATCGGGTTCCGGGTCGAACCGCAGCTCGTCATGA
- a CDS encoding helix-turn-helix domain-containing protein, with the protein MKVAARRNDTTSLRVCRKQSGPVAAAHYAGQLQQVERPLAAMAASYPNESTSARHAHRRDQFILQTAGVTSMMTERGHFVVPPGHGLWIPAGVAHQSRAWGEVEIQTIYVTPDRVRNAPATCRLIRVSALVEALMEEAVHMPTRYDPDGRDGRLVDFLLDEIGRMPEVSLHVQVPPDPRLAAICEAVLVDPSSDLTLDEWADRCQLSRRTLTRLFRRETGQSFAAWRQRVRLLEALARLGAGEAVTCVALDVGYESPSAFAAMFKRELGAAPRQYLRWADPEVVLR; encoded by the coding sequence TTGAAAGTCGCAGCGCGACGAAATGACACGACCAGCCTGCGCGTTTGCCGCAAGCAGTCCGGCCCGGTAGCCGCCGCGCATTATGCCGGACAGCTGCAACAGGTCGAACGGCCGCTCGCGGCGATGGCGGCTTCCTATCCAAATGAAAGCACGAGCGCGCGACACGCCCATCGACGCGACCAGTTCATCCTACAGACTGCGGGCGTGACCTCGATGATGACCGAGCGCGGTCATTTCGTCGTGCCGCCCGGCCATGGCCTGTGGATTCCAGCCGGCGTTGCACATCAATCGCGGGCATGGGGCGAGGTCGAGATCCAGACCATCTACGTCACGCCCGATCGGGTGCGGAATGCACCGGCAACCTGCCGCCTGATCAGGGTCTCCGCGCTGGTCGAGGCGTTGATGGAAGAAGCCGTTCACATGCCGACCCGTTACGACCCGGACGGGCGCGACGGCCGGCTGGTCGATTTTCTGCTCGACGAGATCGGCAGGATGCCCGAAGTGTCGCTGCATGTGCAGGTGCCGCCCGATCCGCGGCTTGCCGCGATCTGCGAGGCAGTGCTGGTCGATCCGAGCTCCGATCTCACGCTCGACGAGTGGGCCGATCGCTGCCAGCTCAGCCGGCGGACCTTGACGCGGCTGTTCCGCCGCGAGACCGGGCAGAGCTTCGCGGCCTGGCGGCAGCGGGTGCGGTTGCTCGAAGCGCTGGCCCGGCTTGGCGCGGGCGAGGCCGTCACCTGCGTCGCGCTCGACGTCGGCTATGAGAGCCCGAGCGCCTTCGCCGCGATGTTCAAGCGCGAGCTCGGTGCCGCGCCGCGCCAGTATCTGCGCTGGGCCGATCCCGAAGTGGTGTTGAGATAG
- a CDS encoding ABC transporter ATP-binding protein, translating into MSEAVQSNTPVLVVANLSIALPEGGDRPFAVENVSFEIKPNEVVCLVGESGSGKSMIAHAVLQLLPRGVDVASGAVTVAGQDPSKLDNRALRSLRGGNAAMIFQEPLSSLNPLKRVGKQIEEMILAHQRPAPAPAELHERVQTLLTQVGLPNPLLLEKSYPFELSGGQRQRVMIAMAMANRPALLIADEPTTALDVTTQRQILRLIDDLRRERGMGVLLITHDFGVVADVADRVVVLRHGKVVEQGTVNEVLRNPQAAYTRELIDAVPKARLADIQAATIARPEPLLEVVGLQKTFRVKRGWLQPPREVVAADGISLTLHEGETLAVVGESGSGKSTLGRMIMRLTEPDAGAIRFGGADLRQLRGEALRQARRQLQIVFQDPFASLDPRQKIGDAIARGPMAYGTARGAATEQAKKLLLRVGLSEAAADRYPHEFSGGQRQRICIARALALKPRVLIADEAVSALDVSVQAQVLALLAELRREMRLAMIFITHDLRIAAEIADRVIVLQKGQIVEEGSTAEVFSAPRQAYTRDLLEAIPGRDFFDQPGFAADARGASRIASGADAV; encoded by the coding sequence ATGAGCGAAGCCGTGCAGAGCAACACGCCGGTGCTTGTGGTCGCAAATCTCTCGATCGCGCTTCCCGAGGGCGGCGACCGGCCGTTCGCGGTCGAGAACGTGTCGTTCGAGATCAAGCCGAACGAGGTCGTCTGCCTGGTCGGCGAATCCGGCTCCGGCAAGTCGATGATTGCGCACGCGGTGTTGCAGCTGTTGCCGCGCGGCGTCGACGTCGCGTCCGGTGCCGTGACGGTCGCGGGGCAGGACCCGTCCAAGCTCGATAACCGTGCTTTGCGCAGCCTGCGCGGCGGCAATGCCGCGATGATCTTCCAGGAGCCGCTGTCCTCGCTCAATCCGCTGAAGCGCGTCGGCAAGCAGATCGAGGAGATGATCCTGGCTCACCAGCGGCCCGCGCCAGCGCCGGCCGAGTTGCATGAGCGCGTACAGACGCTGCTGACCCAGGTCGGACTGCCGAACCCGCTTCTGCTGGAGAAGAGCTACCCCTTCGAGCTCTCCGGCGGGCAGCGCCAGCGCGTGATGATCGCGATGGCGATGGCCAACCGGCCTGCGCTGTTGATCGCGGACGAGCCGACCACGGCGCTCGACGTCACGACCCAGCGCCAGATCCTGCGCCTGATCGACGATCTCCGGCGCGAGCGTGGCATGGGCGTGCTGCTGATCACCCATGATTTCGGCGTCGTCGCCGACGTCGCCGACCGTGTCGTGGTGCTGCGCCACGGCAAGGTGGTCGAGCAGGGCACCGTCAATGAGGTGCTGCGCAATCCGCAGGCGGCCTATACGCGCGAATTGATCGACGCGGTGCCGAAGGCGCGGCTCGCCGATATCCAGGCGGCCACCATCGCTCGTCCCGAGCCGCTGCTGGAAGTCGTCGGCCTGCAAAAGACCTTCCGGGTCAAGCGCGGCTGGTTGCAGCCGCCGCGCGAGGTGGTCGCCGCCGATGGCATCTCGTTGACCCTGCATGAGGGCGAGACGCTGGCGGTGGTCGGCGAATCCGGTTCCGGAAAATCGACGCTCGGGCGCATGATCATGCGGCTGACCGAACCGGATGCCGGCGCGATCCGCTTTGGCGGGGCAGATCTGCGGCAGTTGCGTGGCGAGGCGCTGCGCCAGGCGCGGCGCCAGCTCCAGATCGTGTTCCAGGATCCGTTTGCCAGTCTCGACCCGCGGCAGAAGATCGGCGATGCGATCGCGCGCGGCCCGATGGCCTATGGCACCGCGCGCGGCGCGGCGACGGAGCAGGCCAAGAAACTGCTGCTGCGGGTCGGCCTGTCGGAGGCCGCGGCGGATCGCTACCCGCACGAATTCTCTGGCGGCCAGCGCCAGCGCATCTGCATCGCGCGGGCGCTGGCGCTCAAGCCGCGGGTCCTGATCGCCGACGAGGCGGTGTCGGCGCTCGATGTCTCGGTGCAGGCCCAGGTGCTGGCACTGCTCGCCGAACTGCGGCGGGAGATGCGGCTGGCGATGATCTTCATCACCCATGATCTGCGGATCGCCGCCGAGATCGCCGACCGCGTCATCGTGTTGCAGAAGGGACAGATCGTCGAGGAAGGCTCTACCGCCGAGGTGTTCAGTGCGCCGCGTCAGGCCTATACCCGCGACCTGCTCGAGGCGATCCCGGGCCGCGACTTCTTCGACCAGCCCGGCTTCGCGGCGGATGCGCGCGGTGCATCGAGGATCGCCTCGGGCGCCGACGCGGTATAG
- a CDS encoding ABC transporter permease: MIRLGSAAAIGLQAISRIAQLVAVILVIATFNFVLVRAAPGDPAQVMAGQSGASDPKLLDDLRKEYGLDKPYFVQLVSHLGRVVRLDLGYSYRQRRPVVDLILERLPATLLLTVTAFCLALLIGTALGALAGLAAGSVLDTVFTVLSLVLYATPVFWLGLMLVLVFSVTLGWLPPFGYETINVQLSPIEHALDIMKHMIMPVISLAAIYLAIYARLMRSSIIEVAQQDFIKTARAKGLSGTRIVVGHMLRNALVPVVTVAGMQAGALVGGAVVIETVFAWPGLGRLTFEALLQRDYPVLLGIFLILSIVVIALNLLTDLVYRLIDPRMTTGAA, from the coding sequence GTGATCCGGCTCGGGAGCGCAGCGGCGATCGGGCTCCAGGCGATCAGCCGTATCGCGCAACTCGTCGCCGTGATCCTCGTCATCGCGACGTTCAATTTCGTGCTGGTGCGGGCCGCGCCCGGCGATCCGGCGCAGGTGATGGCCGGGCAATCCGGCGCCTCCGATCCGAAGCTGCTCGACGATCTGCGCAAGGAGTACGGGCTCGACAAGCCGTATTTCGTGCAGCTCGTCAGCCATCTCGGCCGCGTCGTCAGGCTCGACCTCGGCTATTCCTACCGCCAGCGCCGTCCGGTGGTCGACCTGATCCTCGAGCGGCTGCCGGCGACGCTGCTGCTGACCGTCACCGCGTTCTGCCTTGCGCTCCTGATCGGCACCGCGCTCGGCGCGCTGGCGGGGCTCGCGGCGGGCAGCGTGCTCGACACGGTGTTCACGGTGCTCTCGCTCGTGCTCTATGCGACGCCGGTGTTCTGGCTCGGCCTGATGCTGGTGCTGGTGTTCTCGGTGACGCTCGGCTGGCTGCCGCCGTTCGGCTACGAGACCATCAACGTCCAGCTCTCGCCGATCGAGCACGCGCTCGACATCATGAAGCACATGATCATGCCGGTCATCTCGCTGGCGGCGATCTATCTGGCGATCTATGCGCGGCTGATGCGCTCCTCGATCATCGAGGTCGCGCAGCAGGACTTCATCAAGACGGCGCGCGCCAAGGGCCTGTCCGGCACGCGCATCGTGGTCGGTCACATGCTGCGCAATGCGCTGGTGCCGGTCGTCACCGTCGCCGGGATGCAGGCCGGCGCGCTGGTCGGTGGCGCCGTGGTGATCGAGACGGTGTTCGCCTGGCCCGGTCTCGGCCGCCTGACCTTCGAGGCGTTGCTGCAACGCGACTATCCGGTGCTGCTCGGGATCTTCCTGATCCTTTCGATCGTGGTGATCGCGCTCAACCTCCTGACCGACCTGGTCTACCGGCTGATCGATCCGCGCATGACCACGGGGGCGGCGTGA
- a CDS encoding Crp/Fnr family transcriptional regulator, whose translation MNKQAEFAVILKMNPMFADLGADELQRLSGLCHTQQLAAGEVLFQKGDPGDALFGVRRGQVRIETGASDGSRLTLNFMGSGDLFGEVAVLDGQDRTADATAGEASELFVLRRDDFLGFLEREPKVAVRLIELLCQRIRWQSERMEESVLQPLPVRLARRLCALAEDFGSEVHISQEQLGIFVGAARESVNRQLQTWRRDGIVDLQRGRIMLHNMTKLTAVARND comes from the coding sequence ATGAACAAACAGGCCGAATTTGCGGTCATTCTGAAGATGAACCCGATGTTCGCCGATCTTGGTGCGGACGAGTTGCAGCGGCTTTCGGGCCTCTGCCACACCCAGCAGCTCGCGGCCGGCGAGGTGCTGTTCCAGAAAGGCGATCCCGGCGACGCCCTGTTCGGGGTCCGCCGCGGCCAGGTCCGGATCGAGACCGGTGCCTCCGACGGCAGCCGGCTCACGCTGAACTTCATGGGATCCGGCGATCTGTTCGGCGAAGTCGCCGTCCTCGACGGCCAGGATCGCACCGCGGATGCGACCGCCGGCGAAGCCAGCGAATTGTTCGTGCTGCGACGGGACGACTTCCTCGGCTTCCTGGAGCGCGAGCCCAAGGTCGCGGTCCGCCTGATCGAATTGTTGTGCCAGCGCATCCGCTGGCAGAGCGAGCGGATGGAAGAATCCGTGCTGCAACCCTTGCCGGTCCGCCTCGCGCGCCGGCTCTGCGCGCTGGCCGAGGATTTCGGTTCCGAGGTGCATATTTCGCAGGAACAGCTAGGCATCTTCGTCGGCGCGGCGCGCGAAAGCGTCAACCGGCAACTCCAGACCTGGCGCAGGGACGGCATCGTCGATCTGCAACGCGGGCGGATCATGTTGCACAACATGACCAAGCTGACTGCGGTCGCGCGCAACGACTGA
- a CDS encoding ABC transporter permease: METVRAFLRHPSGMIGLVLLLVVVVVAIIAPIVFPVSPWEMVGAPFTPPGEDGLWLGGDTLGRDVAAGVAYGARVSLLIGIASALAAMAIGVVVGAISGYFGGKVDLALMRMTELFQTIPAFVLAILLVATFNPSLLTIILTIGAVSWPPLARLTRAEFLRLRHREFVEAAICQGERTWRIVLGHILPNAISPILVVTSLTVATAILLESALSFMGLGDPNLMSWGFMIGAGRTVIRNAWWMSVFPGLAILLTVLAINLFGEGLSDVLNPRVSRRRS, from the coding sequence ATGGAGACCGTGCGCGCCTTCCTGCGTCATCCCAGCGGCATGATCGGCCTCGTCCTGCTGTTGGTCGTCGTCGTGGTGGCGATCATCGCGCCGATCGTGTTTCCGGTCTCGCCCTGGGAGATGGTCGGCGCGCCGTTCACGCCGCCCGGCGAGGACGGGCTGTGGCTCGGCGGCGATACGCTCGGTCGTGACGTCGCGGCGGGCGTGGCCTATGGCGCGCGCGTATCGCTGCTGATCGGGATCGCGTCGGCGCTCGCGGCGATGGCGATCGGTGTCGTGGTCGGCGCGATCTCGGGTTATTTCGGCGGCAAGGTCGATCTGGCGCTGATGCGGATGACGGAATTGTTCCAGACCATTCCGGCCTTCGTGCTGGCCATCCTGTTGGTCGCGACCTTCAATCCGTCGCTGCTCACCATCATCCTGACCATCGGGGCGGTGAGCTGGCCGCCGCTGGCGCGGCTGACGCGTGCCGAATTCCTGCGGCTGCGGCATCGCGAGTTCGTCGAGGCGGCGATCTGCCAGGGCGAGCGCACCTGGCGCATCGTGCTCGGCCACATCCTGCCCAACGCGATCTCGCCGATCCTGGTCGTGACCTCGCTGACGGTCGCGACCGCGATCCTGCTGGAGAGCGCGCTGTCCTTCATGGGGCTCGGCGATCCCAATCTGATGTCGTGGGGCTTCATGATCGGCGCGGGCCGCACCGTGATCCGCAATGCGTGGTGGATGAGCGTGTTTCCCGGCCTTGCCATCCTCCTCACCGTGCTGGCGATCAATCTGTTCGGCGAGGGGCTGTCCGACGTCCTCAACCCGCGCGTCTCGAGGCGCCGCTCATGA
- a CDS encoding pyridoxamine 5'-phosphate oxidase family protein codes for MDQQGAGGKPPVKSQEDLRAHFGQLSPLAEKKVLNHIDKFCRDFIALSPFLVIASSDGNGHADASPRGDAPGFVSVIDDKTLLIPDRRGNNRVDTFGNIIASPGIGLIFLVPGINETLRINGRAEISQEPDLLTPLTVQNVTPVIGLKVHVDETYFHCGKALMRSKLWNPAAQVERHSFPTLGRIIAEQTAAIEVETAEKAMEEAYRTRLY; via the coding sequence ATGGATCAGCAGGGCGCAGGCGGCAAGCCGCCGGTCAAGTCGCAGGAGGATCTTCGCGCGCATTTCGGGCAATTGAGCCCGCTTGCCGAGAAGAAGGTGCTCAACCATATCGACAAGTTCTGCCGCGACTTCATCGCGCTGTCGCCGTTCCTGGTGATCGCTTCCAGCGACGGCAACGGCCATGCCGATGCCAGCCCGCGCGGCGATGCGCCGGGCTTCGTCTCGGTGATCGACGACAAGACGCTGTTGATCCCGGACCGGCGCGGCAACAACCGGGTCGATACGTTCGGCAACATCATCGCATCACCCGGGATCGGGTTGATCTTTCTGGTGCCTGGCATCAACGAGACGCTGCGCATCAACGGGCGCGCCGAGATCTCGCAGGAGCCGGATCTCCTGACCCCGCTGACGGTGCAGAACGTCACCCCGGTCATCGGCCTCAAGGTGCATGTCGACGAGACCTACTTCCATTGCGGCAAGGCGCTGATGCGCTCGAAACTCTGGAACCCGGCGGCGCAGGTCGAGCGCCACAGTTTCCCGACGCTCGGCCGCATCATCGCCGAGCAGACCGCCGCGATCGAGGTCGAGACCGCCGAGAAGGCGATGGAAGAGGCCTATCGGACGCGGCTGTATTAG